In Scyliorhinus canicula chromosome 27, sScyCan1.1, whole genome shotgun sequence, the following proteins share a genomic window:
- the LOC119958021 gene encoding uncharacterized protein LOC119958021 isoform X2 — MWCFTANCDHMLPRNMRSSISTLSSALSLLLLIEHGSGQHAPGQQSGAESHGHAEIHSLPLVAALAMCLAGILFLLMLCVLFTPQVIVQCCGYRRKGEDRTAQPGSLPTYEEAVFGDHAKFCSASKVDSVFLSESYALQCGPQTVPCPTLQGAPFYQGHFGPSSQRDMALLGIVLSGEAKDKEPPIYQDIYPTRTGDDPAPPRLELRCCLDSVSCSNPEAHCPVLPKNEST; from the exons ATGTGGTGTTTTACAGCCAACTGTGACCACATGTTGCCCAGGAACATGAGGAGCTCTATATCGACTCTGTCCAGTGCATTGTCACTTCTATTACTGATCGAGCATGGGTCTGGACAACATGCGCCTGGACAACAATCAG GTGCGGAGTCCCATGGCCACGCAGAGATTCATTCCCTACCCCTGGTTGCGGCCCTGGCCATGTGCTTGGCAGGGATCCTCTTCCTGCTGATGCTGTGTGTCCTCTTCACACCCCAGGTGATCGTGCAATGCTGCGG GTACAGGAGGAAGGGAGAGGATCGGACAGCCCAGCCAGGGTCTCTTCCAACCTACGAGGAAGCCGTTTTTGGAGATCACGCAAAATTCTGCTCCGCCTCCAAGGTTGACTCAGTGTTTCTATCTGAATCGTATGCATTGCAGTGTGGCCCTCAGACAGTGCCCTGCCCGACGCTGCAGGGGGCTCCTTTTTATCAAGGCCATTTTGGCCCATCTTCCCAAAGGGACATGGCGTTGCTTGGCATAGTTCTCTCTGGTGAAGCCAAGGATAAAGAACCTCCAATCTACCAGGACATCTACCCCACACGGACAGGTGACGACCCAG CTCCTCCCCGCCTGGAGCTCCGATGTTGCCTAGACTCTGTTTCGTGCAGCAATCCTGAGGCCCACTGTCCTGTTCTACCGAAGAATGAATCAACATAA
- the LOC119958021 gene encoding uncharacterized protein LOC119958021 isoform X1, with protein MRSLMRALRFGRCWMWCFTANCDHMLPRNMRSSISTLSSALSLLLLIEHGSGQHAPGQQSGAESHGHAEIHSLPLVAALAMCLAGILFLLMLCVLFTPQVIVQCCGYRRKGEDRTAQPGSLPTYEEAVFGDHAKFCSASKVDSVFLSESYALQCGPQTVPCPTLQGAPFYQGHFGPSSQRDMALLGIVLSGEAKDKEPPIYQDIYPTRTGDDPAPPRLELRCCLDSVSCSNPEAHCPVLPKNEST; from the exons ATGCGTTCACTCATGCGAGCGCTGAGGTTTGGAA GGTGCTGGATGTGGTGTTTTACAGCCAACTGTGACCACATGTTGCCCAGGAACATGAGGAGCTCTATATCGACTCTGTCCAGTGCATTGTCACTTCTATTACTGATCGAGCATGGGTCTGGACAACATGCGCCTGGACAACAATCAG GTGCGGAGTCCCATGGCCACGCAGAGATTCATTCCCTACCCCTGGTTGCGGCCCTGGCCATGTGCTTGGCAGGGATCCTCTTCCTGCTGATGCTGTGTGTCCTCTTCACACCCCAGGTGATCGTGCAATGCTGCGG GTACAGGAGGAAGGGAGAGGATCGGACAGCCCAGCCAGGGTCTCTTCCAACCTACGAGGAAGCCGTTTTTGGAGATCACGCAAAATTCTGCTCCGCCTCCAAGGTTGACTCAGTGTTTCTATCTGAATCGTATGCATTGCAGTGTGGCCCTCAGACAGTGCCCTGCCCGACGCTGCAGGGGGCTCCTTTTTATCAAGGCCATTTTGGCCCATCTTCCCAAAGGGACATGGCGTTGCTTGGCATAGTTCTCTCTGGTGAAGCCAAGGATAAAGAACCTCCAATCTACCAGGACATCTACCCCACACGGACAGGTGACGACCCAG CTCCTCCCCGCCTGGAGCTCCGATGTTGCCTAGACTCTGTTTCGTGCAGCAATCCTGAGGCCCACTGTCCTGTTCTACCGAAGAATGAATCAACATAA